The following proteins come from a genomic window of Methanothermobacter thermautotrophicus:
- the proS gene encoding proline--tRNA ligase → MTEFSEWFHNILEEAEIIDQRYPVKGMHVWMPHGFMIRKNTLKILRRILDRDHEEVLFPLLVPEDELAKEAIHVKGFEDEVYWVTHGGLSKLQRKLALRPTSETVMYPMFALWVRSHTDLPMRFYQIVNTFRYETKHTRPLIRVREITTFKEAHTIHATASEAEEQVERAKEIYREFFDSLGIPYLITKRPPWDKFPGSDYTVAFDTLMPDGKTLQIGTVHNLGQTFARTFDIKFETPEGDHEYVHQTCYGLSDRVIASVIAIHGDESGLCLPPEVAAHQVVVVPIIFKKAAEEVMDACRELVSRLQEAGFRAHLDDRDIRAGRKYYEWEMRGVPLRVEIGPRDLENSSAVISRRDTGEKMTADLEGIEETLRELMDDILENLRRRAWERMESEIREAETLEEASGIMDEKRGIISFMWCGDEECGMEIEEKVRVDILGIQEGGSGTCINCGREAPYRAYLARTY, encoded by the coding sequence ATGACAGAGTTCAGTGAATGGTTCCATAACATTTTAGAGGAAGCCGAGATTATTGATCAGAGGTACCCCGTTAAGGGCATGCATGTCTGGATGCCCCACGGATTCATGATAAGGAAGAACACCCTGAAAATCCTCAGGAGGATACTTGACAGGGACCATGAAGAGGTGCTCTTCCCGCTTCTCGTACCCGAGGACGAACTGGCCAAGGAGGCCATACACGTAAAGGGATTCGAGGATGAGGTCTACTGGGTGACCCACGGCGGCCTCAGTAAACTACAGAGGAAACTGGCCCTCAGGCCCACGAGTGAAACCGTAATGTACCCCATGTTCGCCCTCTGGGTCAGGTCACACACGGACCTCCCCATGAGGTTCTACCAGATAGTCAACACCTTCAGGTATGAAACCAAACATACGAGGCCCCTCATAAGGGTCCGTGAGATAACAACCTTCAAGGAGGCCCATACAATACATGCAACCGCCTCTGAAGCAGAGGAACAGGTTGAGAGGGCCAAGGAGATCTACAGGGAATTCTTTGACTCCCTCGGGATCCCATACCTGATAACAAAGAGGCCGCCCTGGGACAAGTTCCCTGGATCAGACTACACTGTGGCCTTCGACACCCTCATGCCTGATGGTAAGACCCTCCAGATAGGGACCGTCCACAACCTGGGCCAGACCTTCGCAAGGACCTTCGATATAAAATTTGAAACCCCTGAGGGTGACCATGAATACGTCCACCAGACCTGCTATGGACTATCAGACAGGGTCATAGCCTCAGTGATAGCCATCCACGGTGACGAATCAGGCCTATGCCTCCCCCCTGAGGTCGCGGCACACCAGGTGGTCGTGGTGCCCATAATATTCAAGAAGGCAGCCGAGGAGGTTATGGATGCCTGCAGGGAACTAGTATCAAGGCTCCAGGAGGCAGGGTTCAGGGCGCACCTGGATGACCGTGACATAAGGGCCGGTCGAAAGTACTATGAGTGGGAAATGCGCGGAGTGCCCCTAAGGGTTGAGATAGGGCCAAGGGACCTTGAAAATTCCTCTGCAGTGATATCACGCAGGGATACCGGTGAGAAGATGACTGCAGACCTTGAAGGCATTGAGGAAACCCTCAGGGAACTTATGGATGACATCCTGGAGAACCTCAGAAGGAGGGCCTGGGAGAGGATGGAGTCAGAGATCCGGGAGGCTGAGACCCTGGAGGAGGCCTCAGGGATAATGGATGAAAAGAGGGGTATCATATCCTTCATGTGGTGCGGTGATGAGGAATGCGGCATGGAGATTGAGGAGAAGGTCCGCGTGGACATCCTGGGAATACAGGAGGGAGGAAGCGGTACCTGCATAAACTGTGGCAGGGAGGCCCCCTACAGGGCTTACCTGGCAAGAACCTATTAG
- the cofC gene encoding 2-phospho-L-lactate guanylyltransferase has protein sequence MKTCAIIPVSRFTHAKTRLSPTLSPSEREGLLKAMLMDVSGALARHVDRVLVISADEDVLEYAYSLGLKILEEEGERDLNGALEQAMEFCFPEFDRVIITPSDIPLIGKADVGNLLDQASRADVVIAPAKGGGTNTLILRPSAMNLRFGDCSFFEHIREARDKGLSISVYDSFYLSLDVNTAEDLGEIILHGEGTHTREYLRRLSFTVKPSRGSDRLEVSRSP, from the coding sequence ATGAAGACCTGCGCCATAATACCAGTCTCAAGGTTCACACATGCAAAGACACGGCTCTCCCCAACCCTTTCACCATCAGAGAGGGAGGGACTCCTGAAGGCCATGCTCATGGATGTTTCAGGGGCCCTGGCCAGACACGTGGACAGGGTCCTGGTTATAAGTGCAGATGAGGATGTCCTGGAGTACGCCTACAGCCTTGGACTTAAGATACTTGAGGAGGAGGGTGAGAGGGACCTCAACGGGGCCCTTGAACAGGCCATGGAGTTCTGCTTCCCGGAATTTGACAGGGTGATCATAACACCCTCAGATATACCCCTGATAGGTAAAGCAGATGTCGGCAACCTCCTGGATCAAGCGTCCCGCGCAGATGTTGTTATAGCACCTGCGAAGGGTGGCGGGACGAACACACTGATATTGAGGCCCTCTGCCATGAACCTGAGGTTCGGTGACTGCAGCTTCTTTGAGCACATACGTGAGGCGAGGGATAAGGGACTCAGTATCTCAGTCTATGACTCCTTCTACCTCTCCCTTGACGTCAACACCGCGGAGGACCTGGGTGAGATAATACTACACGGTGAGGGGACCCACACCAGGGAGTACCTCAGGAGGCTCAGCTTCACTGTTAAACCCTCCAGGGGCTCTGACAGGCTGGAGGTTTCAAGGTCGCCCTGA
- a CDS encoding type II CAAX endopeptidase family protein, with translation MENDRTSDFFMVAFIFSWILWIPVAMISAGFSFPQPIEAFLMSPYNPAAFGPTLAAVLLTYRYGGRDELVALLRRGVKYDFHRLWWPVILLLFPLITALALYLGVLWGDPQPYLYWTSQPLLVVMVFLYIFFLGGPLQEEFGWRGYALPRLQRRYSPIYAALIIGFIWGLWHIPLFFIGGSIQSQVPFWSFMILIISASVIYTWVYNSTGSILATMIIHTTGNLSYFLFPVQGSIAGGIFLMILNVAAATAVLLFAGSELKTEFG, from the coding sequence ATGGAGAATGATCGCACATCAGACTTTTTCATGGTGGCATTTATATTCTCGTGGATACTCTGGATACCTGTAGCTATGATCTCTGCGGGCTTCAGTTTTCCCCAGCCCATCGAGGCTTTTCTTATGAGCCCCTACAACCCTGCAGCCTTCGGGCCAACACTTGCAGCGGTTCTTCTGACCTACAGGTATGGTGGCCGGGATGAACTTGTGGCACTCCTCAGAAGGGGTGTTAAGTACGACTTTCACAGGCTCTGGTGGCCGGTCATCCTCCTCCTCTTCCCATTGATAACTGCACTGGCACTATATCTGGGCGTCCTCTGGGGTGACCCCCAGCCATACCTCTACTGGACCTCCCAGCCTCTCCTGGTCGTAATGGTGTTCCTCTACATATTCTTCCTGGGGGGGCCCCTCCAGGAGGAATTCGGGTGGAGGGGCTATGCCCTGCCACGCCTTCAGAGGAGGTACTCCCCGATTTACGCAGCCCTGATAATAGGGTTCATATGGGGGCTCTGGCACATACCCCTCTTCTTCATTGGGGGCAGCATCCAGTCCCAGGTCCCCTTCTGGAGCTTCATGATCCTTATAATCTCTGCCTCGGTGATATACACCTGGGTCTACAACTCCACAGGAAGTATACTGGCCACCATGATAATCCACACAACAGGGAACCTCTCATACTTCCTCTTCCCTGTACAGGGCAGTATTGCTGGTGGTATATTCCTCATGATTCTGAACGTGGCTGCAGCCACCGCTGTGCTCTTATTTGCAGGATCGGAGCTTAAAACAGAGTTTGGGTAG
- a CDS encoding YifB family Mg chelatase-like AAA ATPase — MDYYHDEKMQELFELLKQPKTLDEIDLSPNFIKNLLLKIIATYGSIQVNRIHEITGLHVDILEACLKDMEKDELCAPTGGGFLFPSVTYTIKKQGQKQADKLMKENPYIGMAPVSYNSYFEIMGRQLEGRFPIKIPQEVIDKAFKDVVGNESAKRTLIEGAIGGKGLFIYGPPGTGKTFITSRMSDLLPPIVIPRYVEFSEQVIQFYDPDFHRMCPEQPEDPRWVKIYAPFVFTGSELTSDKLESRYDPNKGVYETSPIIKANGGVLLIDDLGRQKEDHNALLNRLIVPLENKKDMIYVKGSPIVVHTHFIPAFSTNLEITIMDEAHLRRAPLHVQLEKPTVEEIVEVFRRNLESMGEEYDPEVLERFANVYRPIGEGGEGMQPTFAHARDLAQIAQAVRIRKGEDRITVQTMEEALQQHVLIALQRKLTPMLFERIIRKKT; from the coding sequence ATGGATTACTACCATGATGAAAAGATGCAGGAACTCTTTGAGCTGCTCAAACAGCCAAAGACACTCGATGAGATAGACCTATCACCAAACTTCATAAAAAATCTGCTTCTGAAGATCATAGCAACCTACGGAAGCATACAGGTCAACAGGATCCATGAGATAACCGGGCTCCATGTCGACATACTGGAGGCATGCCTCAAGGACATGGAGAAGGATGAACTCTGCGCCCCAACAGGCGGAGGATTCCTCTTCCCGAGCGTGACATACACAATCAAGAAACAGGGCCAGAAACAGGCCGATAAACTCATGAAGGAGAACCCCTACATCGGCATGGCCCCTGTGAGCTATAACTCCTACTTTGAGATCATGGGAAGACAGCTTGAGGGCAGGTTCCCCATAAAGATTCCCCAGGAGGTTATAGATAAGGCCTTCAAGGATGTGGTTGGCAATGAAAGCGCAAAGAGGACCCTGATAGAGGGGGCGATAGGCGGTAAGGGGCTCTTCATCTACGGACCCCCCGGTACAGGTAAGACCTTCATAACAAGCAGGATGTCGGATCTTCTACCACCCATAGTCATCCCAAGATACGTTGAGTTCAGTGAACAGGTCATACAGTTCTATGACCCTGACTTCCACAGGATGTGCCCTGAACAGCCAGAGGACCCACGATGGGTTAAGATATACGCACCATTCGTATTCACAGGTTCCGAACTCACAAGCGATAAACTTGAGAGCAGATACGACCCCAACAAGGGCGTCTACGAAACATCACCCATCATAAAGGCCAACGGGGGAGTGCTCCTCATCGACGACCTCGGGAGACAGAAGGAGGACCATAACGCCCTCCTGAACCGTCTGATAGTCCCCCTTGAGAACAAGAAGGACATGATCTATGTGAAGGGGTCACCCATAGTCGTCCACACCCACTTCATACCTGCCTTCTCAACCAACCTTGAAATAACCATAATGGATGAGGCCCACCTGAGGAGGGCACCCCTCCACGTGCAGCTGGAAAAACCGACTGTTGAGGAAATCGTCGAGGTCTTCAGGCGCAACCTCGAATCAATGGGGGAGGAATACGACCCTGAGGTGCTTGAGAGGTTTGCAAATGTCTACAGGCCCATAGGTGAGGGGGGAGAGGGTATGCAGCCAACCTTCGCCCATGCAAGGGACCTCGCCCAGATAGCTCAGGCAGTGAGAATAAGGAAGGGTGAGGACAGGATAACCGTCCAGACCATGGAGGAGGCACTGCAGCAGCACGTACTGATAGCACTCCAGAGGAAACTAACCCCAATGCTCTTTGAGCGTATAATAAGGAAGAAGACATGA
- a CDS encoding sulfurtransferase, with product MEPYGKGDGRVRWVTPEWLMENMEDVAIIDCQPNIHDYILEHIPGAVYLNEGLFREPHGMAPAMYIPEGAVELIFQQAGIENKPTVVYTGTGGVKGWGDGLEQTMVAYSLARFGHENILVLNGGLAEWKRAGGELTKVFPEVEESSFSAVTQEDFYIEYPEFKRIKDDEDVLVLDARPAEVYEGQGPWIKPGHIPGAVNLPWAGLMDPENRTLLRTEDEILEAVNAVGATPDRKIICSCGTGREATNEFLLFKWYLGYPDVKIYEGSFTEWTQIEDNPTVTGPDPR from the coding sequence ATGGAACCATATGGTAAGGGGGACGGTCGTGTAAGGTGGGTGACGCCTGAATGGCTGATGGAGAACATGGAGGATGTTGCCATAATAGACTGCCAGCCAAACATCCACGACTACATCCTCGAACACATACCCGGAGCAGTGTACCTCAACGAGGGCCTCTTCAGGGAGCCCCATGGCATGGCACCAGCGATGTACATCCCCGAGGGGGCAGTCGAGCTGATATTCCAGCAGGCAGGGATCGAGAATAAACCCACAGTGGTATACACAGGTACCGGCGGGGTTAAGGGCTGGGGTGATGGTCTCGAGCAGACCATGGTGGCCTACAGCCTTGCAAGGTTTGGCCATGAAAACATCCTTGTACTCAACGGCGGACTCGCAGAGTGGAAAAGGGCCGGTGGAGAATTAACAAAGGTATTCCCAGAGGTTGAGGAATCCAGCTTCTCTGCAGTGACACAGGAGGACTTCTACATAGAGTACCCTGAATTCAAAAGGATAAAGGACGATGAAGACGTTCTGGTGCTCGATGCAAGACCGGCAGAGGTCTATGAGGGACAGGGGCCCTGGATAAAACCGGGACACATACCTGGCGCAGTCAACCTGCCATGGGCTGGCCTCATGGACCCTGAAAACAGGACCCTGCTGAGGACAGAGGATGAGATACTTGAAGCTGTAAATGCGGTGGGCGCAACACCTGACAGGAAGATAATCTGCAGCTGCGGCACCGGCAGGGAGGCCACAAACGAGTTCCTCCTCTTCAAGTGGTACCTTGGATACCCTGATGTTAAAATATATGAGGGATCATTCACCGAGTGGACCCAGATAGAGGACAACCCCACAGTCACAGGTCCAGACCCGCGCTGA
- a CDS encoding magnesium transporter — protein MELRITDSVPTASPGISSHDTLRMIRDRIDEYDSIDYVYILEDDILEGVVSIREILSHHGRVGDFMGREIICFNPEDDPFDIPYMALSHGIKAIPVVDAEGRFRGVVTHDEIMRILKVEADRDMLHFGGIFHRVVDEKRSPGNMVKSRIPWLIIGVIGGTVTASMIGRFEDLLSGFIALASFIPVMVYMSDAVGTQSEALIIRRIAVDPSMNHLQYIRSEFMVAAAIGALASAFAGLMAGATRMNPSLGLIVFISMFFSIISAVLISTVSPLIFRRMGYDPAVATGPLATILSDFTTTLIYLMVASSLL, from the coding sequence ATGGAGTTAAGAATAACAGATAGTGTGCCTACTGCATCGCCAGGAATCTCCAGCCATGATACCCTCCGGATGATAAGGGACAGGATAGATGAATATGACAGCATAGACTATGTTTACATCCTTGAGGATGATATTCTGGAAGGCGTAGTATCAATCCGTGAGATCCTATCACATCATGGAAGAGTCGGTGACTTCATGGGTCGCGAGATAATATGCTTCAACCCGGAAGATGACCCATTTGATATACCCTACATGGCACTTTCACATGGAATTAAAGCCATTCCGGTTGTTGACGCTGAGGGCAGATTCAGGGGCGTGGTGACCCATGATGAAATCATGAGGATACTGAAGGTTGAGGCTGACAGGGACATGCTGCACTTCGGTGGGATCTTCCACCGGGTGGTTGATGAGAAGAGGAGCCCCGGAAACATGGTGAAGTCAAGGATCCCATGGCTCATCATAGGAGTCATCGGTGGTACCGTCACCGCCTCAATGATAGGAAGATTTGAGGACCTCCTATCCGGGTTCATAGCCCTCGCATCATTCATACCCGTGATGGTCTACATGAGCGACGCCGTGGGGACCCAGTCAGAGGCCCTCATAATAAGGAGGATAGCTGTTGACCCCTCAATGAATCACCTGCAGTACATAAGGAGTGAGTTCATGGTTGCAGCTGCAATAGGCGCCCTGGCATCTGCCTTCGCCGGTCTAATGGCGGGGGCGACCCGAATGAACCCTTCCCTTGGACTGATAGTCTTCATATCCATGTTCTTCAGCATAATATCGGCGGTTCTAATATCCACGGTCTCACCCCTCATCTTCAGGAGGATGGGGTATGACCCGGCGGTTGCAACAGGACCACTGGCAACCATACTGAGTGACTTCACAACCACACTCATATACCTTATGGTTGCCTCATCGCTCCTTTGA
- the thiD gene encoding bifunctional hydroxymethylpyrimidine kinase/phosphomethylpyrimidine kinase — MMALSIAGFDPSGGAGMLADIKTFSALGVYGAGVITALTAQNVGRVSGIMPVAPEFVEEQLDLVMEDLHVVHAKTGMLYSAEIVEAVAGKVREYGLQVIVDPVMVAASGGELSEGDFVRALKRQLLPEALIVTPNVAEAERLSGVSIGTLDDAIRAARVIGELCDVIITGGHLGGRSVIQIDGDVEVLEGELLDSRNTHGSGCSFSAATAAYLERGLELVDALRMADGFVREAIRHGHHGTLNQFWMCNLQNNLAAR, encoded by the coding sequence ATGATGGCACTCTCAATCGCAGGCTTCGACCCTTCAGGGGGGGCGGGTATGCTTGCAGATATAAAGACCTTCTCTGCCCTGGGAGTCTACGGTGCAGGCGTCATAACCGCCCTGACAGCCCAGAACGTGGGGAGGGTCTCGGGTATAATGCCAGTAGCCCCCGAATTTGTGGAGGAACAGCTTGACCTTGTGATGGAGGACCTCCATGTTGTGCATGCAAAGACAGGAATGCTCTACAGTGCAGAGATAGTCGAGGCCGTTGCAGGTAAGGTGCGTGAATACGGCCTACAGGTTATTGTTGACCCTGTAATGGTGGCTGCATCAGGGGGTGAACTCTCAGAGGGGGACTTTGTGAGGGCCCTGAAGAGGCAGCTCCTCCCTGAGGCCCTCATCGTGACGCCAAATGTTGCTGAGGCAGAGAGACTCTCAGGTGTCTCCATAGGGACCCTCGATGATGCCATAAGGGCTGCCAGGGTCATAGGTGAACTCTGTGACGTCATAATCACCGGGGGCCACCTGGGTGGGAGGAGTGTGATACAGATTGATGGTGATGTGGAGGTACTTGAAGGGGAGCTCCTTGATAGCCGGAACACCCATGGAAGTGGATGCTCATTCTCAGCTGCAACGGCAGCATACCTTGAGAGGGGACTTGAACTGGTGGATGCCCTCAGGATGGCCGACGGCTTTGTGAGGGAAGCCATAAGGCACGGACACCATGGCACCCTCAATCAGTTCTGGATGTGTAACCTTCAGAATAATTTAGCCGCGAGATAA
- a CDS encoding adenylosuccinate synthetase — translation MTCTVLVGGGWGDEGKGKCITYLCYNDKPSIIARAGVGPNAGHSVEFRGDKYGLRLTPSGFFHEDARLLIGAGVLVDPEVFLHEMEYLSKYNVSDRTGVDYRCAIIEGKHKEQDQSSSYLSKKIGSTGTGCGPANADRVMRTAKLAREVEELGDFLTDVPLEVNEALDEGEDVFVEGSQGFGLSLYYGTYPYVTSKDTTASTAAADVGIGPTRVDEVIAVFKSYITRVGEGPFPTEISQEEAEEMGLEEYGTVTGRKRRIGLFDMEMARESCMINGATQIAVTCVDRLYPECERVREYSDLSAEVKRFIEDIESATGVPVTIISTGPSLEDTIDLRDELL, via the coding sequence ATGACATGCACCGTTTTAGTTGGAGGAGGATGGGGTGACGAAGGTAAAGGCAAATGTATCACATATCTCTGTTACAATGACAAACCATCAATAATCGCAAGGGCCGGTGTGGGGCCAAATGCGGGCCACTCCGTTGAGTTCAGGGGAGACAAGTACGGGCTCAGGTTAACCCCATCAGGCTTCTTCCATGAGGATGCAAGGCTCCTCATAGGGGCCGGGGTCCTGGTCGACCCCGAGGTCTTCCTCCATGAGATGGAGTACCTCTCAAAGTACAATGTGTCTGACAGGACAGGGGTTGACTACAGGTGCGCCATAATAGAGGGGAAGCACAAGGAGCAGGACCAGTCATCCAGTTACCTCTCAAAGAAGATAGGGAGCACAGGCACCGGGTGCGGTCCAGCCAACGCCGACCGCGTGATGAGGACCGCGAAACTCGCCCGGGAAGTTGAGGAGCTTGGGGACTTCCTCACTGATGTCCCCCTCGAGGTCAATGAGGCCCTCGATGAGGGCGAGGACGTATTTGTTGAGGGATCACAGGGCTTCGGCCTCTCCCTCTACTACGGGACCTACCCCTACGTTACAAGCAAGGACACAACTGCAAGCACCGCGGCTGCAGATGTCGGTATCGGACCCACAAGGGTTGATGAGGTCATAGCAGTATTCAAATCCTACATTACAAGGGTGGGTGAGGGTCCATTCCCAACAGAGATCAGCCAGGAGGAGGCCGAGGAGATGGGCCTTGAGGAGTATGGTACCGTCACAGGTAGAAAGAGAAGGATAGGTCTCTTTGACATGGAGATGGCCCGCGAATCCTGCATGATCAACGGCGCCACACAGATAGCTGTAACCTGTGTTGACAGGCTTTACCCTGAATGTGAACGTGTCAGGGAGTACTCAGACCTTTCAGCAGAGGTTAAGCGCTTCATTGAGGATATAGAATCCGCTACTGGTGTCCCGGTTACCATAATATCCACGGGTCCATCACTTGAGGATACCATAGACCTCCGGGATGAACTCCTCTAA
- a CDS encoding methylated-DNA--[protein]-cysteine S-methyltransferase yields the protein MYVVMHQLADIGVVLGDRVRTIIFLEGRRHPEGSRNNLSEPLRQFLDSIRRFLDGYEVDFDLSLLDFGVCTEYQRRVLDVVSSIPRGSTLTYSELAERAGGSPRSAAGALSRNPFPLAIPCHRVIGSDGSPGGYQGGVKLKIRLLEMEGVSFRGPPE from the coding sequence ATGTATGTTGTTATGCATCAGCTGGCGGATATCGGCGTGGTACTGGGTGATCGGGTAAGGACCATAATTTTTCTTGAAGGGAGAAGGCACCCGGAAGGTTCCAGGAATAATCTTTCTGAGCCCCTGAGACAGTTCCTTGATTCAATTAGAAGGTTCCTGGATGGATATGAAGTCGATTTTGATTTATCACTCCTTGATTTTGGGGTTTGCACAGAGTATCAGCGGCGAGTCCTTGATGTGGTCTCATCCATTCCCAGGGGCTCGACCCTCACCTACTCTGAGCTTGCAGAGAGGGCTGGTGGGAGTCCACGAAGCGCTGCAGGCGCGCTTTCAAGGAATCCCTTCCCGCTTGCGATACCCTGTCACCGGGTCATAGGAAGTGATGGAAGTCCAGGGGGCTACCAGGGAGGTGTTAAACTCAAAATCAGGCTTCTTGAGATGGAAGGAGTTTCCTTTAGAGGGCCACCAGAATAG
- a CDS encoding histidine kinase dimerization/phosphoacceptor domain -containing protein — protein sequence MDRKLKIFIATIIIISAISQFLPFKNDIVSLINVITNLAAFMGLSYACIYSRKVYPHLYLTLLLLSAAQFFSFLGDFTWFILESILSLNPFSSVADIFYLLYYPLFAAGIFTIPVRRYSDLRSATDLLIILVALASAAWVFLIKPTVLGAGNFTEVLVSTLYVLGDLLILFMLMDLTINKLGHLKSRTLYIFLASILILLTADISFTYQSLTGIYTEGTPQDLLWAFSYILLLIAVNEFFKEDWSKPLYVEKRISAVTYLPYLFIILFYFLTAYSIIKTGAENSIALLASLGVIITLFTLRQHLSIKENMALIDEVENERRRAENYLNVAGSLIMVLDEKDRVKLINRRGLEILDCEEGEVTGKNWFMKFVPPEDRGWREKLYHEKIRSGEKGYHLTGEILTCRGDRRTVSWHVVFLKEDGKFMGSIISGDDVTELQRAARALEMSEMRYREIFELAPSPIISVGDDLIIRDCNRRAESVLGYRKGELHGRNLMDLIHPDDAGGELEGERRLLKSNGDVIYADIGVARVGDERIIIIEDQTEIRRSLHEKELLLREIHPRVKNNLQIISSLLSIQERQLDSEELAEVLRESRERIRSIALVHEHLYRSTNLRTIRIRDYINNILSKLGQGQTRGVDVRISSDIEDLEFNLETSLPIGLMVNELVSNSLKHSGADNITVTLRSLNGNFELTVSDDGMGLKSPEVLEESGSMGWYLIRALAEQLDGELELETDGGLSVTLRFRELGYTERY from the coding sequence ATGGATAGGAAGCTTAAAATATTCATAGCCACCATAATAATCATTTCAGCCATATCCCAGTTTTTACCCTTTAAAAATGACATTGTATCACTTATAAACGTTATAACAAACCTTGCAGCCTTCATGGGACTCTCATATGCCTGCATATACTCCAGGAAGGTTTACCCTCACCTGTACCTAACGCTCCTCCTCCTATCGGCTGCCCAGTTCTTCTCATTCCTCGGTGACTTCACCTGGTTCATACTTGAGAGCATATTATCATTGAACCCATTCTCATCAGTTGCAGACATCTTCTACCTCCTCTACTACCCCCTCTTTGCAGCCGGCATATTCACCATACCGGTCAGAAGATACTCTGATCTGAGATCCGCCACAGACCTCCTGATAATCCTCGTGGCCTTGGCATCCGCCGCCTGGGTATTCCTCATTAAACCGACGGTGCTTGGAGCTGGAAACTTCACAGAGGTCCTCGTATCAACACTCTATGTGCTGGGCGATCTCCTCATACTCTTCATGTTAATGGACCTCACCATAAACAAACTGGGACACCTGAAGTCACGGACCCTCTACATCTTCCTTGCAAGCATACTCATACTCCTCACAGCAGACATATCCTTCACATACCAGAGCCTGACCGGGATTTACACTGAAGGAACCCCCCAGGACCTCCTCTGGGCATTCAGTTACATCCTCCTCCTCATTGCAGTGAATGAATTCTTTAAGGAGGACTGGTCAAAGCCTTTATACGTCGAAAAGAGGATTTCAGCAGTCACATACCTGCCATATCTCTTCATAATCTTATTCTACTTTTTAACGGCATACAGCATAATTAAGACCGGCGCTGAAAACTCCATTGCACTATTAGCATCCCTTGGAGTCATCATCACCCTCTTTACCCTGAGACAGCACCTCTCAATCAAGGAGAACATGGCCCTCATCGATGAGGTTGAGAATGAAAGGAGAAGGGCCGAGAACTACCTTAACGTGGCTGGATCCCTCATAATGGTCCTCGATGAGAAGGACCGTGTTAAACTCATAAACAGGAGGGGCCTTGAAATCCTTGACTGTGAAGAAGGTGAAGTTACAGGAAAGAACTGGTTCATGAAATTTGTGCCCCCAGAGGATCGCGGGTGGCGTGAAAAACTGTACCATGAAAAAATCAGATCCGGCGAGAAGGGCTATCATCTTACCGGAGAGATACTAACATGCAGAGGTGATAGGAGAACAGTCTCATGGCACGTTGTATTCCTCAAGGAGGACGGGAAATTCATGGGCAGCATAATCTCCGGGGATGACGTCACAGAACTCCAGAGGGCCGCCCGGGCCCTTGAGATGAGTGAGATGAGATACAGGGAGATATTTGAACTCGCCCCTAGCCCGATAATATCGGTTGGTGATGATCTGATCATAAGGGACTGTAACCGGAGGGCTGAATCCGTTCTGGGCTACCGGAAAGGGGAGCTGCATGGAAGGAACCTGATGGACCTCATACACCCTGATGATGCAGGAGGGGAGCTTGAAGGGGAAAGAAGACTCCTGAAATCAAATGGAGATGTCATATACGCCGATATAGGGGTCGCCCGAGTTGGGGATGAACGTATAATCATAATCGAGGACCAGACAGAGATACGCAGATCACTCCATGAGAAGGAACTCCTCCTGCGGGAGATACACCCCAGGGTCAAGAACAACCTCCAGATAATATCGAGTCTCCTGAGCATACAGGAGCGCCAGCTGGATTCAGAGGAACTTGCAGAGGTCCTGAGGGAGAGCCGTGAGCGTATAAGGTCCATAGCCCTTGTCCATGAGCACCTATACCGCTCAACCAACCTCAGAACAATAAGGATCAGGGATTACATCAACAACATCCTATCAAAGCTGGGTCAGGGGCAGACACGAGGAGTTGATGTAAGGATAAGCTCAGATATAGAGGACCTTGAATTCAACCTTGAGACCAGTCTCCCCATTGGTCTCATGGTCAACGAGCTTGTGAGTAACTCCCTCAAACACTCAGGGGCAGATAACATAACCGTTACCCTCAGATCCCTCAACGGAAACTTTGAACTTACAGTATCAGATGATGGGATGGGCCTCAAATCACCGGAGGTCCTTGAGGAATCAGGGAGCATGGGATGGTACCTTATAAGGGCCCTGGCAGAACAGCTCGATGGTGAACTGGAACTGGAAACAGATGGTGGTCTGTCGGTAACTCTAAGGTTCAGGGAACTCGGTTACACAGAAAGGTACTGA